In Aerosakkonema funiforme FACHB-1375, one DNA window encodes the following:
- a CDS encoding patatin-like phospholipase family protein has protein sequence MTFRILSLDGGGMRGVISARILKEVESQLQERKGLALHEYFDMIAGTSTGSILTAGIGTKNTSDRLIQLYQDKAGTIFPYQQTNLKEYLPESLHSWVFPLEVVQQLINTFAPAKYSHAGLISSLQDVLGEVEIGKIEDNIILILAYDTLYRNTTFFTNCHPDIGDRWYDDTPLWEICVCSSSAPTFFPAYELKPRNKEKYGDKWSFPHIDGGVGANNPSLAALSLVLRINQALKNSQEQGKPLPKELPPKMKEKLENVKFEDISILSIGTGRTGEPYRYEEVKNWKTLNWAQHIVDVFMEPTSEVDTTICQQIMGGFNSKRYLRLQFDLNERFKAKDPNNESYKDVREIVPEKDRKNRFTGKKISEAIDDSRKQIINDLLATATEFIEQGLTSYARVGGDSQPVKKAIASFIDSN, from the coding sequence ACGAATATTTTGATATGATTGCCGGAACTTCGACAGGCTCGATTTTAACAGCAGGTATTGGTACTAAAAATACAAGCGATCGCCTCATCCAACTCTATCAAGACAAAGCCGGAACAATATTTCCATATCAACAAACAAACCTCAAAGAGTATTTGCCAGAATCTTTACACTCCTGGGTATTTCCACTAGAGGTAGTGCAACAATTAATCAATACATTTGCACCTGCCAAATATTCGCACGCTGGACTGATTAGCTCTTTACAAGACGTTTTAGGAGAAGTCGAAATCGGTAAAATTGAAGACAATATTATTTTAATTCTTGCTTACGATACACTTTACAGGAATACTACGTTTTTTACCAATTGTCATCCCGATATTGGAGATAGGTGGTATGACGATACTCCCCTATGGGAAATCTGCGTTTGCTCCTCCTCTGCTCCCACTTTCTTTCCAGCTTATGAGTTAAAACCGCGCAACAAAGAAAAATATGGAGATAAGTGGTCTTTCCCTCACATCGATGGTGGAGTAGGTGCAAACAATCCTTCTCTGGCTGCCTTAAGTCTAGTACTCAGAATCAATCAAGCGCTCAAAAACAGCCAAGAACAAGGAAAACCTCTACCAAAAGAACTACCTCCAAAAATGAAGGAGAAGCTGGAAAATGTCAAATTTGAAGATATTTCTATACTTTCGATCGGCACTGGTAGGACTGGAGAACCTTATCGATATGAAGAAGTAAAAAACTGGAAAACATTGAACTGGGCGCAACATATTGTTGATGTGTTTATGGAGCCAACATCGGAGGTGGATACCACAATTTGCCAACAAATTATGGGTGGATTTAACTCAAAACGTTACTTGCGCCTTCAGTTTGATTTGAATGAAAGATTTAAAGCTAAAGATCCAAATAACGAGAGTTATAAAGATGTTCGCGAAATAGTTCCAGAGAAAGACCGAAAAAACCGGTTTACAGGTAAGAAAATTAGTGAAGCGATCGATGATTCCAGAAAGCAGATTATCAACGATTTACTCGCAACAGCAACAGAATTTATAGAGCAAGGTCTTACGTCTTATGCGAGAGTAGGAGGTGATTCCCAGCCGGTGAAAAAAGCGATCGCATCTTTCATTGATTCTAACTAG
- a CDS encoding DUF4231 domain-containing protein yields the protein MTDAAQMTNLPQINVAENPKSPNQILLLTLKVFEYLVLAGAVGAGIVTFILPEVQMAKIYLAVLASVSVFMFLANLSLSKTFNGASLRQKISRKAELYNALVGNSQLIENASINTARESALEYCQELVDDYKRTRTNCRNIYYISQLATVVLSGITPILVLVDKLEAGVTWLKWLPVICPAIAAIVASIVTSFPFQKNWLAANTTVELLEAEQEKFILGVSPLYSYYDTAEETELPLKAQKAIENFIVQVNNIHLNQLQAMNDKNAEAQKQESAAAASNQPS from the coding sequence ATGACTGATGCAGCACAAATGACAAATTTGCCTCAGATTAACGTAGCAGAAAATCCTAAGTCACCAAATCAAATTCTCTTGTTAACGCTGAAGGTATTCGAGTACTTGGTGCTAGCAGGAGCGGTTGGTGCAGGAATCGTTACATTTATTTTACCAGAGGTGCAAATGGCCAAAATCTACTTGGCTGTTTTGGCATCGGTTTCGGTTTTTATGTTTTTAGCTAATTTGAGCCTCTCGAAAACATTTAATGGGGCATCACTTCGGCAGAAAATCAGCAGAAAAGCCGAACTATACAATGCGCTGGTGGGAAATTCGCAACTGATCGAAAATGCTTCGATAAACACAGCAAGAGAAAGTGCTTTAGAGTATTGTCAGGAGTTGGTTGATGATTATAAAAGGACGAGAACTAACTGTCGAAATATTTATTATATTTCGCAACTTGCCACGGTGGTTTTATCTGGAATTACACCGATTTTGGTGTTAGTAGACAAATTGGAAGCTGGTGTAACTTGGCTGAAGTGGCTACCCGTAATTTGTCCGGCGATCGCAGCTATCGTGGCTAGTATCGTTACCTCGTTTCCTTTTCAAAAGAATTGGTTGGCTGCTAACACTACGGTGGAATTGTTGGAAGCCGAACAGGAGAAATTTATCTTGGGTGTAAGTCCGTTATATAGTTACTACGATACGGCGGAAGAAACCGAATTGCCTCTCAAAGCGCAAAAGGCGATCGAAAACTTTATCGTTCAAGTCAATAACATTCACTTGAACCAATTGCAAGCAATGAATGATAAAAATGCTGAGGCGCAGAAACAAGAGTCAGCCGCCGCAGCATCTAATCAGCCTAGCTAG
- a CDS encoding DUF433 domain-containing protein → MTTTIDIGTLIIRTPETCGNCPRIAGTRISVEQMAVLSKQGLTPTEIVQEYGFINLAQVHAALAYYHANTEEIEGYLATEKAEYERLEAEYIASQQK, encoded by the coding sequence ATGACAACAACTATTGACATCGGCACTCTCATTATCCGCACACCTGAAACTTGCGGAAATTGTCCCAGAATCGCGGGAACCAGAATTTCTGTTGAACAAATGGCTGTTTTATCCAAACAAGGACTAACACCAACAGAAATTGTACAAGAATATGGCTTCATCAATTTAGCTCAGGTTCATGCAGCATTAGCATATTATCACGCTAACACAGAAGAAATAGAAGGATATTTAGCAACAGAAAAAGCTGAGTATGAAAGATTGGAAGCAGAATATATTGCGAGTCAACAAAAATGA
- the leuS gene encoding leucine--tRNA ligase, which yields MESRYNPTAIEEKWQKTWAERGIDQTPTETDKPKFYALSMFPYPSGNLHMGHVRNYTITDAIARVHRMQGDRVLHPMGWDAFGLPAENAAIKNQTHPAKWTYNNIAQMRSELKRLGLSYDWNCELATCSPDYYKWTQWIFLQFFQAGLAYQKEAKVNWDPIDQTVLANEQVDSEGRSWRSGAIVEKKNLRQWFLKITDYAEELLQDLDKLTGWPERVKLMQANWIGKSVGAYLEFPIVGMEEKIGVFTTRPDTVYGVTYVVLAPEHPLTPKVTTSERQEAVETFIKEVANQSELERTAEDKPKRGIPTGGKAINPFTGEEIPIWIADYVLYEYGTGAVMGVPAHDTRDFKFANEQNLPIKVVIVPPGNEDLSPHYELKEAYTDPGIMVNSGEFNGKNSTEGKQAIIDYAEQKGFGKARVQYRLRDWLISRQRYWGAPIPVIHCPNCGIVPVPEQDLPVQLPEDVELSGRGASPLAQLESWVNVPCPSCGTPAKRETDTMDTFIDSSWYYLRFCDAQNDGKVFDSAKTNGWMPVDQYVGGIEHAILHLLYSRFFTKVLRDRGLLNFDEPFQRLLTQGMVQGLTYTNPKKSGNAKYIPSNLVNPNDPKDPETGEPLEISYQTMSKSKYNGVAPEQVINKYGADTARMFILFKAPPEKDLEWDEADVEGQFRFLNRVWRLITDFASNQSSAKLDKSKLENPKSKTEKDLRRAIHTAIKEVTDDLGSDYQFNTAISELMKLSNALTDTDSKNSAIYTEGIHTLILMLAPFAPHIAEELWQMIGNTESVHKASWPKYDPAALVADEITLVIQINGKTRGTIEVANTSDKDTLEKYARESEAAQRYLEGKEIKKAIVVPGRNLVNFVVG from the coding sequence GTGGAATCCCGATATAATCCAACGGCAATAGAGGAAAAGTGGCAAAAGACTTGGGCAGAACGAGGCATAGACCAAACGCCTACCGAGACAGACAAGCCCAAATTCTACGCCCTGTCGATGTTTCCCTATCCATCGGGCAACCTGCACATGGGCCATGTCCGCAACTATACTATCACGGATGCGATCGCACGAGTACACCGAATGCAAGGCGATCGGGTATTGCATCCGATGGGATGGGATGCGTTTGGACTCCCAGCAGAAAACGCCGCCATCAAAAACCAAACCCATCCGGCGAAGTGGACTTATAACAATATCGCGCAAATGCGATCGGAATTAAAGCGTTTGGGTTTATCCTACGATTGGAATTGCGAACTCGCCACCTGTTCCCCCGACTATTACAAATGGACGCAGTGGATTTTCTTGCAATTTTTCCAAGCCGGATTAGCATATCAAAAAGAAGCTAAAGTTAACTGGGACCCCATCGACCAAACAGTATTAGCAAACGAACAAGTCGATAGCGAAGGTCGTTCTTGGCGTTCCGGCGCAATAGTTGAGAAGAAAAACTTGCGTCAATGGTTCCTCAAAATCACCGACTACGCCGAAGAATTACTCCAAGATTTAGATAAGTTGACAGGTTGGCCGGAAAGAGTAAAGTTAATGCAGGCGAACTGGATTGGTAAATCTGTCGGCGCTTATTTGGAATTTCCAATTGTCGGAATGGAAGAAAAAATAGGAGTGTTTACCACTCGTCCCGATACCGTTTATGGTGTTACTTACGTGGTACTCGCGCCGGAACATCCATTAACACCAAAAGTTACTACATCAGAACGTCAAGAAGCAGTCGAAACTTTCATTAAAGAAGTTGCCAATCAAAGCGAATTGGAACGTACCGCCGAAGATAAACCAAAACGCGGTATCCCTACTGGCGGTAAAGCAATTAATCCCTTTACTGGTGAAGAAATTCCGATTTGGATTGCCGATTACGTCTTATACGAGTATGGCACGGGTGCGGTAATGGGCGTACCCGCACATGATACGCGGGATTTCAAATTTGCCAACGAACAAAATTTGCCCATTAAAGTAGTAATTGTTCCGCCTGGGAATGAGGACTTAAGTCCTCACTACGAACTGAAGGAAGCGTATACAGACCCCGGAATTATGGTTAATTCCGGTGAGTTCAATGGCAAGAATTCCACCGAAGGAAAACAGGCAATTATCGACTATGCCGAACAAAAAGGTTTCGGAAAAGCGCGAGTGCAATATCGCCTCCGAGATTGGTTAATTTCCCGCCAAAGATATTGGGGTGCGCCAATTCCAGTTATCCACTGTCCGAATTGCGGAATAGTACCAGTTCCCGAACAAGATTTACCCGTACAATTGCCAGAAGATGTAGAATTAAGCGGTCGCGGTGCTTCGCCTTTGGCACAATTAGAAAGTTGGGTAAACGTACCTTGTCCTAGTTGCGGTACGCCTGCGAAAAGAGAAACCGATACTATGGATACGTTTATCGATTCATCGTGGTATTACTTGCGTTTTTGCGATGCCCAAAATGATGGGAAAGTGTTCGATTCTGCGAAAACAAATGGTTGGATGCCTGTCGATCAATATGTCGGTGGCATCGAACACGCAATCCTACACTTATTATATTCTCGTTTCTTTACTAAGGTGTTGCGAGACAGAGGTTTGCTCAATTTTGACGAACCTTTCCAACGTTTATTAACTCAAGGTATGGTGCAAGGATTAACTTACACCAATCCGAAAAAATCCGGTAATGCCAAATATATTCCTTCTAATTTGGTAAATCCCAACGATCCGAAAGACCCGGAAACTGGAGAACCGTTGGAAATATCTTACCAAACCATGTCCAAATCTAAATACAATGGCGTTGCACCAGAACAAGTAATTAATAAATACGGTGCGGATACTGCCAGAATGTTTATCTTGTTCAAAGCGCCACCGGAGAAAGATTTGGAATGGGATGAGGCGGATGTAGAAGGACAGTTTCGCTTCTTAAACCGTGTTTGGCGTTTGATAACTGATTTTGCCAGCAATCAATCATCAGCTAAGTTGGATAAATCCAAACTCGAAAATCCAAAATCCAAAACTGAGAAGGATTTGCGTCGCGCCATTCATACGGCAATTAAGGAAGTTACGGATGATTTAGGAAGCGACTATCAATTCAATACGGCAATTTCTGAATTGATGAAATTGAGTAACGCCCTCACGGATACCGATAGTAAAAATTCGGCAATTTATACAGAAGGGATTCACACTTTGATTTTGATGTTAGCGCCGTTTGCGCCGCACATTGCCGAGGAATTGTGGCAGATGATTGGTAATACTGAATCTGTCCATAAAGCAAGTTGGCCAAAATACGATCCTGCGGCGTTAGTTGCCGATGAAATTACCTTGGTAATTCAAATTAATGGCAAAACTCGCGGCACAATTGAAGTAGCGAATACTTCGGATAAGGATACTTTGGAAAAGTACGCCCGCGAGTCGGAAGCTGCCCAACGTTACCTTGAGGGTAAGGAAATTAAAAAAGCGATCGTTGTTCCCGGTCGAAATTTAGTTAACTTTGTAGTTGGGTAA
- a CDS encoding ribbon-helix-helix domain-containing protein: protein MSISLTSEQERFIQTKLQVGKYRSAQEILEIALRLLDEYDRADNAWVEDVREKIDAAIEVSDRTPPIDGETFVSEVLERFQQARQTQK, encoded by the coding sequence ATGAGTATCAGTCTTACTTCCGAACAAGAACGCTTTATTCAAACGAAGTTGCAAGTTGGGAAATATCGATCGGCCCAAGAAATCCTAGAAATTGCCTTGCGATTGTTGGATGAATACGATCGCGCAGATAACGCCTGGGTAGAGGATGTGCGAGAAAAAATTGACGCTGCGATCGAAGTTTCCGATCGAACGCCACCTATTGACGGCGAAACTTTTGTTAGCGAAGTTCTAGAACGATTCCAGCAAGCACGTCAGACACAAAAATGA
- a CDS encoding HEAT repeat domain-containing protein, with protein sequence MNTDVFALSVFICIYLRFILNKVPSATVEFYETRSNLGYSDMIDWLVAWGVTQAVGFAFKPILEDLAKEATKDWAKDIFKGCLNKVIQLPSKEPLDIAAGKALKEFLQLVQQELEDADFDEEKLKEYIKPLKQFIKDEAVAETLGNAFQYECHILDTKTLAEKWKQLNLPPLPSEFDWEKLGKRYLKKAKAIIQESDDLREIFKAQTLAEIAENTRVITPDFDLRKYQEGIRERYGNLKLDSIDRDGYAYNQLKLWQMFIPQNVRECQEFLPKVYEIPKEYQKRLQERGELEREFSPEELERWQQSYQQERIRSISEILDDRNYKYLVILGDPGAGKSSLLQWISLNWAELPPNELPLQPIPLLIELRAYSLNREDRNCKDFLEFFHAGSGVVCHLPQHQLNEKLKAGDAVVMFDGLDEIFDSARREEVITDIHRFTNDYPKVRVIVTSRVIGYKAQKLRDAEFRHFMLQDLEPEQIEDFIQRWHDRTYNDEGDKVKKRERLKKAIRESSAIRELAGNPLLLTMMAILNRNQELPRDRPELYNQSSRLLLHHWDFERTLKSNFKLENIDYKDKQAMLRQVAYYMQANEKGLAGNLIAGEDLERILYNYLKSIEIPDARTVARLTIEQLRVRNFILCSVGADYYAFVHRTFLEYFCAWEFVWQFEKDRKIDLDYLKNEVFGKHWEDERWHEVLRLIVGMLGEKFAGELIDYLIQQNGNSKKHLNLFLAFDCLGEVRNQNTLSATSEKLLNKMKDIIALEVIDENEIINNLPIKNLHLDRSEWVICHEEMTKIISIIAIYWRDHPETLEWLKNIIQFDKRIDVRREALQCLTSGWQGNNEILSVIKNCIRNDKHGAVRSQALTVLAWMAENDPETLSILKASAKTDISPAVRLSAIQDLVHNWKDDPDTLPILKNCIFFDTHSNTRVSLIQDLANSYKDDPDTLPIIKKLAQSDKDPSIRWISIYKLCEIWKDNAEIFEVFYDCVVNDRYEGSNNQDKSSQLNPRYLALEAIILNYPNNPQTLPLLRDRAENDSDEKIRLFAEDMLNKWNQGSNSEASGTNSLINILTSNARFFF encoded by the coding sequence ATGAACACAGATGTATTTGCGCTATCTGTATTTATCTGTATTTATCTGCGGTTTATACTAAATAAAGTTCCTAGTGCTACGGTTGAGTTTTACGAGACGCGATCGAATCTTGGGTATAGCGATATGATTGACTGGTTAGTTGCTTGGGGTGTGACGCAGGCGGTAGGATTTGCGTTTAAGCCGATTTTGGAAGATTTGGCGAAGGAAGCAACCAAAGATTGGGCGAAAGATATTTTTAAAGGTTGCTTAAATAAGGTAATTCAGCTTCCCAGCAAAGAACCGCTAGATATTGCGGCGGGAAAAGCATTAAAAGAGTTTTTGCAATTGGTACAGCAAGAATTGGAAGATGCTGATTTTGATGAAGAAAAGTTAAAAGAATATATCAAACCGTTAAAACAATTTATTAAAGATGAAGCGGTTGCCGAAACTTTAGGTAATGCTTTTCAATACGAATGCCATATTTTAGATACTAAGACGTTAGCTGAAAAGTGGAAGCAGCTTAATTTACCGCCTTTGCCGTCAGAATTTGATTGGGAAAAGTTGGGGAAACGGTATTTGAAGAAAGCGAAAGCAATTATTCAAGAATCCGATGATTTGCGGGAAATTTTCAAAGCTCAAACTCTAGCAGAAATTGCCGAAAATACGCGGGTAATTACTCCCGATTTCGATTTGCGGAAATATCAGGAAGGAATTCGGGAACGATACGGTAATTTGAAGTTAGATAGTATCGATCGCGACGGCTATGCTTATAACCAATTGAAGTTATGGCAAATGTTTATACCGCAAAACGTGCGGGAATGTCAAGAGTTTTTGCCGAAAGTTTATGAGATTCCGAAAGAATATCAAAAACGGTTGCAAGAAAGGGGTGAATTAGAGCGAGAATTTTCGCCGGAAGAGTTAGAAAGGTGGCAACAAAGTTATCAGCAAGAGCGAATTCGATCGATCTCAGAAATTCTCGATGATCGCAATTACAAATATCTGGTAATTTTGGGCGACCCAGGTGCGGGTAAATCTAGTTTGTTGCAATGGATTAGTTTAAATTGGGCAGAATTACCGCCGAATGAATTGCCTTTGCAGCCGATACCTTTGTTGATTGAGTTACGCGCCTATAGTCTCAACCGCGAAGATAGAAACTGTAAAGATTTTTTGGAATTTTTCCATGCTGGTAGCGGCGTAGTTTGTCATTTACCCCAACATCAATTAAATGAAAAATTAAAAGCTGGTGATGCAGTTGTCATGTTTGATGGATTGGATGAAATATTTGATTCTGCTAGAAGAGAAGAAGTAATTACCGATATCCATCGCTTTACTAACGACTATCCAAAAGTGCGGGTAATCGTGACTTCTCGCGTTATCGGGTACAAAGCGCAAAAGCTGCGAGATGCGGAATTTCGCCATTTCATGCTGCAAGATTTAGAGCCGGAACAAATCGAAGATTTTATTCAACGTTGGCACGATCGCACTTATAATGATGAAGGCGATAAAGTCAAAAAACGGGAACGCTTGAAAAAAGCAATTCGGGAATCTTCCGCGATTCGAGAACTAGCAGGAAATCCCCTCTTGCTGACGATGATGGCGATTTTGAACCGCAATCAAGAATTGCCAAGAGATAGACCGGAACTGTACAATCAATCATCGCGGTTATTGCTGCATCATTGGGATTTTGAACGAACTTTAAAGAGTAATTTCAAGTTAGAAAATATCGATTACAAAGATAAGCAGGCAATGCTGCGTCAGGTTGCTTACTATATGCAGGCGAATGAAAAAGGTTTAGCTGGTAACTTGATTGCAGGGGAAGATTTAGAGAGAATTTTGTATAATTATTTGAAGTCTATTGAAATCCCCGATGCCAGAACAGTTGCCAGATTAACCATCGAGCAATTGCGGGTACGTAATTTTATTTTATGTTCTGTTGGTGCAGATTACTATGCTTTCGTGCATCGCACTTTTTTGGAATATTTCTGCGCTTGGGAGTTTGTCTGGCAATTTGAGAAAGATAGAAAAATCGATTTGGATTATTTGAAAAATGAGGTATTTGGCAAACACTGGGAAGATGAGCGTTGGCATGAAGTTTTGCGGCTAATTGTGGGAATGTTGGGAGAGAAGTTTGCTGGGGAATTGATTGATTATTTAATTCAACAAAATGGTAATAGCAAAAAGCATCTAAACTTATTTTTGGCGTTTGATTGCTTGGGTGAAGTGAGAAATCAAAATACACTTTCCGCCACATCAGAAAAGTTGTTAAATAAAATGAAAGACATTATTGCTTTAGAAGTAATAGATGAAAATGAAATAATAAATAATTTGCCTATAAAAAATCTACATCTAGATAGATCGGAATGGGTTATTTGTCACGAAGAAATGACTAAAATCATTTCAATAATCGCTATTTATTGGAGAGATCACCCAGAAACATTAGAATGGCTAAAAAATATTATTCAGTTTGATAAACGAATAGATGTCAGACGTGAAGCATTACAATGTTTAACATCAGGGTGGCAGGGAAACAATGAAATATTATCAGTTATTAAAAATTGTATTCGTAATGATAAACATGGAGCCGTGCGTTCTCAAGCACTAACAGTTTTAGCGTGGATGGCAGAGAACGACCCAGAAACTTTATCTATATTAAAAGCTTCTGCTAAGACCGATATAAGTCCAGCAGTAAGACTAAGCGCAATTCAAGATTTAGTGCATAATTGGAAAGACGATCCTGATACTTTACCTATACTAAAAAATTGTATCTTTTTTGATACGCACAGCAATACACGAGTTTCCTTAATTCAAGACCTAGCGAATAGCTATAAGGATGATCCTGATACTTTGCCTATTATCAAAAAGTTAGCTCAGTCCGATAAAGATCCGAGCATTAGATGGATTTCAATATATAAATTATGTGAAATTTGGAAAGATAATGCTGAAATTTTTGAAGTATTCTACGATTGTGTTGTAAATGATCGATATGAGGGTAGTAACAATCAGGATAAAAGCTCACAATTAAATCCTCGTTACTTAGCACTGGAAGCAATTATCTTGAATTATCCTAACAATCCCCAAACTCTACCTTTATTGCGTGATAGAGCAGAAAATGATTCTGATGAAAAAATACGCCTGTTTGCTGAAGATATGCTGAATAAATGGAACCAAGGATCTAACTCAGAAGCATCAGGAACCAATTCTTTAATAAATATTTTGACTTCAAATGCTAGATTTTTCTTCTAG
- a CDS encoding gamma-glutamylcyclotransferase family protein — MLKVFVYGTLKPGESNYQRYCAGKVVQEERSIAYGELFHLPAFGYPAMTTGYTRVQGYVLTFADADVLHKLDQLEDYDPQRLPEENLYDRKQIETYNLDGRSQGIAWAYFMTSERVEGLGGIFIPSGWWFSSKYF, encoded by the coding sequence ATGTTAAAAGTTTTCGTATACGGCACGCTCAAACCGGGGGAATCGAACTATCAGCGATACTGTGCTGGTAAAGTAGTGCAAGAGGAAAGATCGATCGCCTACGGTGAGCTTTTTCACTTACCTGCTTTTGGTTATCCCGCTATGACGACGGGGTACACCCGAGTCCAAGGTTATGTGCTTACCTTTGCCGATGCGGATGTTCTCCACAAGCTTGACCAACTGGAAGATTACGACCCGCAACGGCTACCGGAGGAGAATCTTTACGATCGCAAACAAATCGAGACCTATAATTTAGACGGGCGATCGCAAGGTATTGCCTGGGCCTATTTCATGACCAGCGAGCGAGTGGAAGGTTTGGGAGGTATCTTCATCCCATCAGGCTGGTGGTTTTCCTCAAAATATTTTTGA
- a CDS encoding anti-sigma factor family protein produces MNTDFESRNFSKPNSAGNSPAGNLGALDTQKRDRFELLSAYLDGEVSVQERRQVEAWLAEDPQVQCLYARLMTLRKGMRTMPVPACEQPVEETITQVFLRLSRRRQKQVLLWGGSAIAAGLIAAVSGVFGGGNSFSPQLAQSPEMPVASEPLMLALNQPVVEIPKASVAAPINTIEHSSYYNPGR; encoded by the coding sequence ATGAATACTGACTTTGAATCCCGTAATTTTTCAAAACCGAATTCCGCAGGGAATTCGCCTGCGGGTAATTTGGGTGCGCTCGATACTCAAAAGCGCGATCGATTTGAGTTGCTGAGTGCCTACTTGGATGGGGAGGTGAGCGTACAAGAACGCCGACAGGTAGAAGCATGGCTGGCAGAAGACCCCCAAGTGCAGTGTTTGTATGCCAGACTGATGACGCTACGCAAAGGGATGCGGACAATGCCTGTGCCAGCGTGCGAGCAACCTGTGGAAGAAACGATAACTCAAGTGTTCTTGCGCTTGAGTCGCCGTCGCCAAAAGCAGGTGCTGTTGTGGGGTGGTAGTGCGATCGCGGCGGGGTTGATTGCCGCAGTTTCAGGCGTGTTCGGAGGTGGCAATTCTTTCTCGCCGCAACTGGCGCAATCTCCGGAAATGCCTGTAGCTTCGGAACCTTTGATGCTGGCTTTAAATCAACCTGTGGTGGAAATTCCCAAAGCGTCGGTGGCAGCACCCATAAACACGATCGAACATAGCTCCTATTACAATCCGGGTAGATAA
- a CDS encoding sigma-70 family RNA polymerase sigma factor — protein MSQSIPVSWSSSEVSFPQAAVQPVEKLSNYDLVLRCQAGHRPDRSAFAELLRRYQSHIDKILYHLAPDWQDRADLAQEVWIRVYRNIKRLNEPVKFRGWLSRIATNLFYDELRKRKRVSQPLSLDAPRMVEDGEMDWEIAADNPGPVEDLSTREFYEQLHTAIADLPEVFRTTIVLREIEGMAYEEIADITGVSLGTVKSRIARARQRLQSQLQNYLDS, from the coding sequence ATGAGTCAGTCGATTCCTGTATCCTGGTCTAGCAGTGAGGTTAGCTTTCCTCAAGCAGCAGTGCAGCCAGTTGAAAAACTCTCTAACTATGACTTAGTTTTGCGGTGTCAAGCTGGGCATCGCCCAGACCGCTCGGCATTCGCAGAATTATTGCGTCGGTATCAGTCCCATATAGATAAGATTTTGTACCACCTAGCTCCTGATTGGCAGGATCGAGCCGATTTAGCTCAGGAAGTCTGGATTCGGGTTTATCGCAATATCAAGCGCCTTAACGAACCGGTCAAGTTCCGGGGGTGGCTGAGCCGGATCGCCACCAATCTTTTCTATGATGAGTTACGCAAACGCAAGCGAGTATCTCAACCCCTGTCTTTGGATGCGCCTAGAATGGTAGAAGATGGGGAGATGGATTGGGAAATCGCAGCTGACAATCCGGGGCCTGTAGAAGATTTGAGTACTCGCGAGTTCTACGAGCAACTCCATACTGCGATCGCCGATCTACCAGAGGTTTTCCGAACTACGATTGTCCTCAGAGAAATTGAAGGGATGGCATACGAGGAAATTGCTGATATTACGGGGGTTTCTCTGGGAACTGTCAAGTCTAGAATCGCTAGAGCCCGTCAGAGACTCCAGTCTCAGCTACAAAACTATCTCGATAGTTAA